From one Gossypium hirsutum isolate 1008001.06 chromosome D08, Gossypium_hirsutum_v2.1, whole genome shotgun sequence genomic stretch:
- the LOC107915814 gene encoding cycloartenol-C-24-methyltransferase isoform X1, translating into MRLFVCNTLSLNFSSKLLHSRPSPSPSPVRFVAGAASDERERERERERERERERERPRKMSKAGALDLASGLGGKIEKTEVLSAVEQYERYHVFYGGEEEERKANYTDMVNKYYDLVTSFYEFGWGESFHFAPRWKGESLKESIKRHEHFLALQLGLKPGHKVLDVGCGIGGPLREIARFSSTSVTGINNNEYQITRGKELNRIAGVEKTCNFVKADFMKMAFPDSTFDAIYAIEATCHAPDAYGCYKEIYRVLKPGQYFAAYEWCMTDSFDPNNSEHQKIKAEIEIGDGLPDIRLTGQCLEALKQAGFEIIWEKDLAVGSPLPWYLPLDTSHFSLSSFRLTSVGRFITRNMVKGLEFVGLAPKGSQRVQDFLEKAAEGLVEGGRKEIFTPMYFFLARKPLSERQ; encoded by the exons ATGAGATTATTCGTTTGCAACACCCtatccttaaatttctcctcaaAGTTGTTGCATTCTCGTCCAAGTCCAAGTCCAAGTCCAGTCCG ATTTGTTGCGGGTGCTGCTAGtgacgagagagagagagagagagagagagagagagagagagagagagagagagagagaccgaGAAAAATGTCGAAGGCTGGTGCATTGGATCTGGCATCCGGTCTCGGCGGCAAGATCGAGAAAACCGAAGTCCTTTCCGCTGTTGAACA GTATGAGCGATATCATGTCTTTTATGGAGGCGAAGAGGAAGAGAGAAAAGCCAACTACACTGACATG GTTAACAAATACTATGATCTTGTTACCAGCTTTTATGAGTTTGGATGGGGTGAATCTTTCCATTTTGCTCCCAG ATGGAAAGGGGAGTCTCTCAAAGAAAGCATAAAGCGGCATGAACATTTTCTTGCTTTACAACTTGGGTTGAAGCCTGGACACAAG gTGTTGGATGTTGGATGTGGAATTGGTGGACCACTTAGAGAAATTGCTCGATTCAG TTCCACATCGGTCACTGGGATAAACAACAATGAATATCAAATAACAAGAGGGAAG gAATTAAACCGCATTGCTGGAGTGGAAAAGACTTGCAACTTTGTGAAG GCTGACTTCATGAAGATGGCATTTCCTGACAGCACCTTTGACGCAATTTATGCAATTGAAGCTACTTGCCATGCTCCGGATGCG TATGGCTGCTACAAGGAGATTTACAGAGTACTAAAGCCAGGACAGTATTTTGCTGCATACGAGTGGTGCATGACAGATTCATTTGATCCAAATAACTCAGAACATCAGAAAATTAAG GCTGAAATTGAGATTGGTGATGGTCTTCCGGATATCAGGTTGACTGGACAGTGCCTGGAAGCTCTAAAACAGGCTGGTTTTGAG ATAATTTGGGAGAAAGATCTTGCTGTTGGCTCCCCACTCCCTTGGTACTTGCCTTTGGATACAAGCCACTTCTCATTGAGTAGCTTCCGTCTAACATCTGTTGGACGCTTCATCACTAGAAATATG GTAAAGGGTCTAGAATTTGTGGGATTAGCTCCCAAGGGAAGTCAAAGAGTTCAAGATTTTCTAGAGAAAGCTGCAGAAGGGTTGGTTGAAGGTGGCAG GAAAGAGATATTTACGCCTATGTATTTCTTTTTGGCCCGAAAGCCACTTTCGGAGAGACAGTGA
- the LOC107915814 gene encoding cycloartenol-C-24-methyltransferase isoform X2, with protein sequence MSKAGALDLASGLGGKIEKTEVLSAVEQYERYHVFYGGEEEERKANYTDMVNKYYDLVTSFYEFGWGESFHFAPRWKGESLKESIKRHEHFLALQLGLKPGHKVLDVGCGIGGPLREIARFSSTSVTGINNNEYQITRGKELNRIAGVEKTCNFVKADFMKMAFPDSTFDAIYAIEATCHAPDAYGCYKEIYRVLKPGQYFAAYEWCMTDSFDPNNSEHQKIKAEIEIGDGLPDIRLTGQCLEALKQAGFEIIWEKDLAVGSPLPWYLPLDTSHFSLSSFRLTSVGRFITRNMVKGLEFVGLAPKGSQRVQDFLEKAAEGLVEGGRKEIFTPMYFFLARKPLSERQ encoded by the exons ATGTCGAAGGCTGGTGCATTGGATCTGGCATCCGGTCTCGGCGGCAAGATCGAGAAAACCGAAGTCCTTTCCGCTGTTGAACA GTATGAGCGATATCATGTCTTTTATGGAGGCGAAGAGGAAGAGAGAAAAGCCAACTACACTGACATG GTTAACAAATACTATGATCTTGTTACCAGCTTTTATGAGTTTGGATGGGGTGAATCTTTCCATTTTGCTCCCAG ATGGAAAGGGGAGTCTCTCAAAGAAAGCATAAAGCGGCATGAACATTTTCTTGCTTTACAACTTGGGTTGAAGCCTGGACACAAG gTGTTGGATGTTGGATGTGGAATTGGTGGACCACTTAGAGAAATTGCTCGATTCAG TTCCACATCGGTCACTGGGATAAACAACAATGAATATCAAATAACAAGAGGGAAG gAATTAAACCGCATTGCTGGAGTGGAAAAGACTTGCAACTTTGTGAAG GCTGACTTCATGAAGATGGCATTTCCTGACAGCACCTTTGACGCAATTTATGCAATTGAAGCTACTTGCCATGCTCCGGATGCG TATGGCTGCTACAAGGAGATTTACAGAGTACTAAAGCCAGGACAGTATTTTGCTGCATACGAGTGGTGCATGACAGATTCATTTGATCCAAATAACTCAGAACATCAGAAAATTAAG GCTGAAATTGAGATTGGTGATGGTCTTCCGGATATCAGGTTGACTGGACAGTGCCTGGAAGCTCTAAAACAGGCTGGTTTTGAG ATAATTTGGGAGAAAGATCTTGCTGTTGGCTCCCCACTCCCTTGGTACTTGCCTTTGGATACAAGCCACTTCTCATTGAGTAGCTTCCGTCTAACATCTGTTGGACGCTTCATCACTAGAAATATG GTAAAGGGTCTAGAATTTGTGGGATTAGCTCCCAAGGGAAGTCAAAGAGTTCAAGATTTTCTAGAGAAAGCTGCAGAAGGGTTGGTTGAAGGTGGCAG GAAAGAGATATTTACGCCTATGTATTTCTTTTTGGCCCGAAAGCCACTTTCGGAGAGACAGTGA
- the LOC107915832 gene encoding pentatricopeptide repeat-containing protein At3g53170 has protein sequence MLRSPLSAVNLSCPLSVSSPPITCSTKIRPQQLIRSSNRSSVYCLTGSQKDSKDALSRIIRREAAIEGIGRKAKSKKQRKRLWPKALLEALDEAIKDNAWYSALEIFALLRKQQWYEPRCQTYTKLIVMLGKCKQPEQASLLFETMLSEGLKPAIDVYTALVHAYGKSGLIDKAFSAVEDMKSVFDCKPDVYTYTILIDSCVKHRRFDLMSRILAEMSYLGIGFSTVTYNSIIDGYGKAELFEDMENLLTDMIESGDSLPDIFTFNSIIGAYGNSGQIEKMEKWYEEFQLMGIRPDINTFNILIKSFGKTGMYEKMGSVMKFMSKRFFSPTIVTYNIVIEVLGKAGKIEKMEEYFKEMKHKGMKPNAITYCSLVSAYSKAGLIKKVDSILRQVENSDVILDTPFFNCVISAYCQVDDIKRMAELFMLMKEKKCMPDNITFATMIQAYNTHGMIEAAQDLQNKLINNTSKSLVMVKEMRRNEVM, from the exons ATGCTGCGAAGTCCCCTTAGCGCCGTCAACTTAAGCTGCCCGCTGTCAGTCTCCTCACCGCCCATCACTTGTTCGACAAAAATCCGCCCTCAACAGCTCATTCGCTCATCAAACCGAAGCTCCGTGTACTGCCTGACGGGGTCCCAGAAAGATTCCAAGGACGCATTGTCTCGGATTATAAGAAGAGAGGCTGCTATTGAAGGCATTGGGAGGAAAGCCAAGTCCAAGAAGCAGCGCAAGAGGCTTTGGCCTAAGGCTCTCTTGGAGGCTCTCGATGAAGCCATAAAGGACAACGCTTGGTACTCTGCTCTTGAG ATATTTGCACTTCTACGTAAGCAACAATGGTACGAGCCTAGATGCCAAACATACACAAAATTGATAGTGATGCTGGGTAAATGCAAGCAACCCGAGCAAGCCAGTTTGCTATTCGAAACAATGCTTTCGGAAGGACTTAAACCCGCCATTGATGTCTATACTGCTCTTGTACATGCATATGGTAAAAGTGGCCTCATTGACAAGGCTTTTTCTGCTGTTGAAGATATGAAATCAGTCTTTGACTGCAAACCTGATGTGTATACTTACACCATTCTGATCGACTCTTGTGTGAAACATCGCCGCTTTGATCTCATGAGTAGAATTCTTGCAGAGATGTCTTATCTAGGAATTGGGTTTAGCACTGTTACATACAACAGTATTATTGATGGATATGGTAAGGCTGAATTGTTTGAGGATATGGAGAACTTACTGACAGATATGATTGAAAGTGGTGATTCCCTGCCTGATATTTTCACCTTCAATTCTATTATTGGGGCTTATGGAAACAGTGGGCAGATTGAGAAGATGGAAAAGTGGTATGAAGAATTTCAGCTAATGGGAATAAGACCAGACATTAACACTTTCAACATCCTTATTAAATCTTTTGGGAAAACAGGCATGTATGAGAAGATGGGTTCGGTCATGAAGTTCATGAGCAAAAGATTTTTCTCCCCCACCATTGTTACTTATAATATTGTTATTGAAGTATTAGGAAAGGCCGGAAAGATTGAGAAGATGGAGGAATATTTCAAGGAAATGAAGCATAAAGGAATGAAGCCAAATGCTATTACTTATTGTTCTCTTGTTAGTGCTTACTCTAAGGCTGGTTTAATTAAGAAGGTTGATTCAATTTTGAGGCAGGTGGAGAATTCTGATGTGATACTCGATACCCCTTTTTTTAACTGTGTCATCAGTGCCTATTGTCAGGTTGATGACATAAAAAGGATGGCTGAATTGTTTATGTTGATGAAAGAGAAAAAATGCATGCCGGATAACATCACTTTTGCAACTATGATTCAAGCCTACAATACTCATGGCATGATTGAAGCTGCTCAAGATTTACAAAACAAGTTGATCAACAACACAAGCAAAAGTTTAG